The Thioalkalivibrio thiocyanodenitrificans ARhD 1 genome window below encodes:
- the rpsI gene encoding 30S ribosomal protein S9 — translation MATTQNYGTGRRKTASARVFLRPGKGEIVVNGKPLDAYFGRQTSRMVVRQPLDVAEAGDRFDIHATAEGGGANGQAGAIRLGIARALVEYDETLRGSLRGAGLLTRDARAVERKKVGLRKARRATQYSKR, via the coding sequence ATGGCAACGACACAGAACTACGGAACCGGACGCCGCAAGACCGCCTCCGCCCGCGTCTTCCTCCGTCCGGGCAAGGGCGAGATCGTCGTCAACGGCAAGCCCCTGGACGCCTACTTCGGCCGCCAGACCTCCCGCATGGTGGTGCGGCAGCCCCTGGACGTCGCCGAGGCGGGTGACCGTTTCGACATCCACGCCACCGCCGAAGGCGGCGGAGCCAACGGCCAGGCCGGAGCCATCCGCCTGGGCATCGCCCGTGCCCTGGTGGAGTATGACGAAACCCTGCGGGGATCCCTGCGCGGCGCGGGTCTGCTGACCCGGGACGCCCGCGCCGTGGAACGCAAGAAGGTCGGCCTGCGCAAGGCGCGCCGGGCCACGCAGTACAGCAAGCGCTAA
- a CDS encoding DsrE family protein: MDKTRDEDEHGLNALVDGELDTDPRREILIRIREDAALRDAACRLHHVKTLVHHAYAGARPPQRNNARPTGRARLSAMAAAAVLLGVGFAAGLMFPAATERLAAPEAVVASAQPADAIEQEGVRINPSHTRHNKFVLHISQGGAQRFSEVIDRAERLLSSYPGPGLEIEVVANSAGLGLFREEVSTQVERIRQLSEQYDNIHFIACQNTMEVLARQGVRTRLLTGTRTTQSAVDHIIERLQDGWVYVRA; this comes from the coding sequence ATGGACAAGACCCGCGACGAGGACGAACACGGCCTCAACGCACTGGTGGACGGCGAACTGGACACGGATCCGCGCCGTGAGATCCTCATCCGCATCCGCGAGGATGCGGCGCTGCGCGACGCCGCGTGCCGGCTGCACCACGTCAAGACGCTGGTGCATCACGCCTATGCGGGCGCCCGCCCTCCGCAACGCAACAATGCGCGGCCCACGGGCCGGGCGCGGTTGTCGGCCATGGCCGCCGCGGCCGTGCTGCTGGGCGTCGGTTTCGCCGCCGGCCTGATGTTCCCTGCGGCAACGGAACGGCTTGCGGCACCGGAAGCGGTGGTGGCATCCGCCCAGCCCGCGGATGCCATCGAGCAGGAAGGCGTACGGATCAATCCGTCACACACCCGGCACAACAAGTTCGTCCTGCACATCAGCCAGGGCGGCGCGCAGCGTTTTTCCGAGGTCATCGACCGGGCCGAGCGGCTGCTCAGTTCCTACCCGGGACCGGGGCTCGAGATCGAGGTCGTGGCCAACTCCGCGGGCCTCGGCCTGTTCCGGGAGGAAGTCTCGACCCAGGTGGAACGCATCCGCCAGCTGTCGGAACAGTACGACAACATCCATTTCATCGCCTGCCAGAACACCATGGAGGTATTGGCACGGCAGGGTGTGCGCACCCGCCTGCTCACCGGCACCCGCACCACCCAGTCCGCCGTGGATCACATCATCGAACGCCTGCAGGACGGCTGGGTCTACGTGCGCGCTTAG
- the ltrA gene encoding group II intron reverse transcriptase/maturase — translation MQRAWKRVKANKGAAGVDGLDIARTGEHLKHAWPSIRQQLLDGTYRPQPVRRVGIPKPDGSERELGIPTVTDRLIQQALLQVLQPQIDPTFSEHSHGFRPGRRARDAVLAAQRYVSQGCHIVVDIDLSKFFDRVNHDILIERLSRRVNDAGVIRLVRAYLSAGILDGGVVIERVGGTPQGGPLSPLLANVLLDEVDRALERRGHRFARYADDCNVYVRSQKAGERVMRLLRRCYDKLRLRINESKSAVARVFGRKFLGYALWRSGDGEVRRGVSEKALEAFRQRVRQLTRRNSGCSMAEVIGRLRSYLLGWKGYFGLAQTPSVWRRLDEWIRRRLRSLQLKQWRRGKTIYRELIRLGASARVAQSVAALSRRWWHNSLSAVHHVLTIAYFERLGVPRLS, via the coding sequence ATGCAACGCGCCTGGAAGCGCGTGAAGGCAAACAAGGGAGCTGCGGGTGTTGACGGTCTGGACATAGCCCGGACGGGAGAACACCTCAAACACGCATGGCCGAGCATCCGGCAGCAGTTGCTGGACGGCACGTACAGGCCGCAGCCTGTGCGGCGCGTGGGCATCCCGAAGCCGGACGGGAGCGAACGGGAGTTGGGGATACCCACCGTCACCGACCGTCTGATTCAGCAGGCACTGCTGCAAGTGCTGCAACCGCAGATTGATCCGACCTTCAGCGAGCACAGCCACGGGTTCCGTCCCGGTCGCCGGGCGCGGGACGCGGTGCTGGCCGCGCAGCGCTACGTGAGCCAAGGTTGCCACATCGTGGTGGACATCGACCTGTCGAAGTTCTTCGACCGGGTCAACCACGACATCCTGATCGAGCGCCTGAGCAGGCGCGTGAACGATGCCGGGGTCATCCGGCTGGTGCGTGCCTACCTGAGCGCGGGCATCCTGGATGGCGGTGTGGTGATCGAGCGCGTGGGGGGGACGCCGCAGGGCGGCCCGCTCTCGCCGCTGTTGGCCAACGTGTTGCTGGACGAAGTGGATCGAGCGCTTGAACGCAGAGGCCATCGCTTCGCCCGCTACGCCGACGACTGCAACGTGTACGTGCGCAGTCAGAAGGCGGGCGAGCGGGTGATGCGTCTGCTGCGGCGCTGTTACGACAAACTGCGCTTGCGGATCAATGAATCCAAGAGTGCGGTGGCCCGCGTATTCGGCCGCAAATTCCTTGGTTACGCCCTGTGGCGGTCCGGGGATGGCGAGGTGCGACGCGGGGTGTCGGAAAAGGCGCTGGAGGCGTTCAGGCAGAGGGTCAGGCAACTGACCCGGCGCAACAGCGGGTGCAGCATGGCAGAGGTGATCGGCAGGTTGCGCAGTTATCTGCTGGGCTGGAAAGGGTACTTTGGGTTGGCGCAAACCCCCAGTGTCTGGCGCAGGCTGGACGAGTGGATACGCCGCCGCCTACGGTCCTTGCAGCTCAAACAGTGGCGACGCGGCAAGACGATCTACCGGGAACTGATCCGGCTGGGAGCCAGTGCCCGGGTGGCGCAATCGGTGGCGGCGCTGAGCCGCCGCTGGTGGCATAACAGCCTCTCTGCCGTGCACCACGTGCTGACGATTGCCTATTTTGAGCGGCTGGGAGTGCCGCGTCTCTCATGA
- a CDS encoding DUF3683 domain-containing protein: MPDTAPMSVQATQRIREIPYNYTSFSDREIVIRFLGEAMWEVLNELRGERRTGVSARMLFEVLGDMWVVTRNPYIQDDLLDNRKRLTALIGAMDHRLDQIVARADGNENALELAARAREAVRRFEDWFPEHKALRRRTLRKLSRHTRRDNIHFDGLARVSHVTDATDWRVELPFVVITPDSEAEMAGVVDACIRLGLTVIPRGGGTGYTGAAVPLDARSAVINTEKLEGLGEVEIRRIPGVAAPVPTVRAEAGVVTRRVADLAGREGFAFAVDPTSQDASTIGGNIAMNAGGKKAVLWGTTIDNLVSWRMVTPDAGWLEVERIGHNLGKIHDQETVRFRITRFRSDGATPAGEPEEISCPGSTFRRLGLGKDVTDKHLGGLPGIQKEGCDGLITSAVFVLHRMPRHVRTVCLEFYGHDLHEAVPAIVEIKDRLDADPRVKLSGLEHLDERYVRAVRYTPKGARGERPKMVLLADVSSDDEEAVGRAASEVVRLANARNGEGFVAVSPEARKRFWSERARTAAIAAHTNAFKINEDVVIPLDRLAEYSEGIERINIVQSMNNKLRMVAETLECLKGDHPELRQLLAIENEEARRWFEGKRRAATRHLEGVQARWKLILGNLDADAVSQDALLDDRARDDLRPGDRVIDLLLRRSLRISYKREVRRPLWDIFDGLELEPVRKRLEAIHDRVLTSRLFVALHMHAGDGNVHTNIPVNSNDYAMMHEAERIVDQVMALARRLGGVISGEHGIGITKMQYLEPGQVEAFAGYKQRVDPQGHFNRGKLMPGSGLANAYTPSLRLLQQEALILEQSELGALNEDIKDCLRCGKCKPVCNTHVPRANLLYSPRNKILASGLIIEAFLYEEQTRRGLSLRHFDEMNDVADHCTICHKCEPPCPVNIDFGDVTIRMRSILKERGRRRVKLVTRASMAFLNIKDPATIKLMRRGMVQWGYAAQRLGYGLFRRLGLLGGSQRPASTASRASLPAQVVQFVKKPMPAGLPARTTRAMLGLEDAGLVPVIRDPAKAGEQGDAVFYFPGCGSERLFSQVGLATIAMLYDVGAQTVLPPGYLCCGYPQTSAGDVDKGRAITTENRVLFHRVANTLNYLDIRTVIVSCGTCMDQLLKYEFERIFPGCRLLDIHEYLMEKGLSLEGVKGVQYLYHDPCHSPMKTHAPGQVASRLMGQEVRISDRCCGEAGTFAVSRPDIATQVRFRKEEELRAGIRELTGRDQAEGGDVKMLTSCPACQQGLSRYREDTGLETDYIVVEMANRLLGEGWQERFIERARSGGIEKVLL; this comes from the coding sequence ATGCCCGATACCGCGCCCATGTCTGTTCAGGCGACCCAGCGCATCCGCGAGATTCCCTACAACTACACCTCATTCTCCGACCGGGAGATCGTGATCCGGTTTCTGGGGGAAGCCATGTGGGAGGTGTTGAACGAGCTGCGCGGGGAGCGGCGCACGGGGGTATCGGCGCGTATGCTCTTCGAGGTGCTCGGCGACATGTGGGTGGTGACCCGAAACCCCTACATTCAGGACGACCTGCTGGACAATCGTAAACGCCTCACCGCGCTCATCGGGGCCATGGATCACCGGCTGGACCAGATCGTGGCCCGGGCGGACGGCAACGAGAACGCCCTGGAACTGGCGGCTCGTGCCCGGGAGGCGGTACGCCGCTTCGAGGACTGGTTTCCGGAACACAAGGCCCTGCGCCGACGGACGCTGCGAAAGCTCTCCCGCCACACCCGCAGGGACAACATCCATTTCGACGGGCTTGCCCGGGTCTCCCACGTGACCGACGCCACCGACTGGCGCGTGGAACTCCCGTTCGTGGTGATCACGCCGGACTCCGAGGCGGAGATGGCGGGCGTGGTGGATGCCTGCATCAGGCTGGGGCTCACGGTGATCCCGCGGGGCGGAGGCACCGGATACACCGGCGCCGCGGTGCCCCTGGACGCCCGCAGCGCGGTCATCAACACCGAGAAGCTGGAAGGGCTGGGCGAGGTGGAGATCCGCCGTATTCCGGGCGTAGCTGCACCGGTGCCCACGGTGCGTGCCGAGGCGGGCGTGGTGACCCGGCGTGTCGCGGATCTCGCCGGGCGCGAGGGCTTTGCCTTTGCCGTGGACCCCACCTCCCAGGATGCATCCACCATCGGCGGCAATATCGCCATGAACGCGGGTGGCAAGAAGGCGGTGCTGTGGGGCACCACCATCGACAATCTGGTGTCCTGGCGCATGGTGACGCCGGATGCCGGCTGGCTGGAGGTGGAGCGCATCGGTCACAATCTGGGCAAGATCCATGATCAGGAGACCGTGCGTTTCCGGATCACGCGATTCCGGAGCGACGGGGCGACCCCCGCGGGTGAGCCGGAGGAGATCTCCTGCCCGGGCAGCACCTTCCGCAGGCTGGGCCTGGGCAAGGACGTGACGGACAAGCATCTGGGCGGTCTGCCCGGCATTCAGAAGGAGGGCTGCGACGGGCTCATCACATCCGCCGTGTTCGTCCTGCACCGCATGCCGCGCCACGTGCGTACCGTCTGCCTGGAATTCTACGGCCACGACCTGCACGAGGCCGTGCCTGCTATCGTGGAGATCAAGGACCGCCTGGACGCGGATCCCCGGGTGAAGCTCTCGGGGCTGGAACATCTGGACGAGCGTTATGTGCGCGCCGTGCGCTATACCCCCAAGGGGGCCCGGGGCGAGCGGCCCAAGATGGTGTTGCTGGCGGATGTCTCCTCCGACGACGAGGAGGCCGTGGGGCGGGCCGCCTCCGAAGTCGTGCGCCTGGCCAATGCGCGCAACGGCGAGGGGTTCGTGGCCGTGAGTCCCGAGGCGCGCAAGCGCTTCTGGTCCGAGCGTGCCCGCACCGCGGCCATTGCCGCCCACACCAACGCCTTCAAGATCAATGAGGACGTGGTGATCCCGCTGGACCGGCTGGCCGAGTACAGCGAGGGCATCGAGCGCATCAACATCGTGCAGTCCATGAACAACAAGCTGCGCATGGTGGCGGAGACGCTGGAATGTCTCAAAGGGGATCACCCGGAGCTGCGCCAGTTGCTGGCCATCGAGAACGAGGAGGCCCGGCGATGGTTCGAGGGCAAGCGCCGCGCGGCCACCCGGCATCTGGAAGGGGTGCAGGCCCGCTGGAAGCTGATCCTGGGCAACCTGGACGCGGATGCGGTGTCGCAGGATGCCTTGCTGGATGACAGGGCCCGCGATGACCTGCGCCCGGGCGACCGGGTCATCGACCTGCTTTTGCGCCGCAGCCTGCGCATCTCCTACAAGCGCGAGGTGCGCCGGCCGCTGTGGGACATCTTTGACGGTCTGGAGCTGGAGCCGGTGCGCAAACGCCTGGAGGCCATCCACGATCGGGTGCTCACCAGTCGGCTGTTCGTGGCCCTGCACATGCACGCGGGCGACGGCAACGTGCACACCAACATTCCGGTCAACTCCAATGACTACGCCATGATGCACGAGGCGGAACGCATCGTGGATCAGGTGATGGCTCTGGCGCGGCGCCTGGGCGGGGTGATCTCCGGGGAGCACGGTATCGGCATCACCAAGATGCAGTATCTGGAACCCGGCCAGGTGGAGGCCTTCGCCGGGTACAAGCAGCGCGTCGACCCCCAGGGGCATTTCAACAGGGGCAAGCTGATGCCCGGCTCGGGTCTCGCCAACGCCTATACCCCCAGCCTCAGGCTGCTGCAGCAGGAGGCGCTGATCCTGGAGCAGAGCGAGTTGGGCGCGCTCAACGAGGACATCAAGGATTGCCTGCGCTGCGGCAAGTGCAAGCCGGTATGCAACACCCACGTCCCCCGGGCCAATCTGCTCTATTCGCCGCGCAACAAGATCCTCGCCTCCGGGCTGATCATCGAGGCATTTCTCTACGAGGAGCAGACCCGGCGGGGGCTTTCGCTGCGGCACTTCGACGAGATGAACGACGTGGCGGACCACTGCACGATCTGTCACAAATGCGAGCCGCCCTGCCCGGTGAACATCGATTTCGGCGACGTAACCATCCGCATGCGCAGCATCCTGAAGGAACGCGGCCGGCGGCGGGTCAAGCTTGTCACCAGGGCGTCCATGGCCTTTCTGAACATCAAGGACCCGGCCACCATCAAACTCATGCGCAGGGGCATGGTGCAGTGGGGCTACGCGGCACAGCGCCTGGGCTACGGCCTGTTCCGGCGCCTCGGGCTGCTGGGCGGCAGCCAGCGGCCCGCCTCCACCGCCAGCAGGGCCTCGCTGCCGGCCCAGGTGGTTCAGTTCGTGAAAAAGCCCATGCCCGCGGGCTTGCCCGCGCGCACTACCCGCGCCATGCTGGGGCTGGAGGACGCGGGTCTCGTGCCGGTGATCCGGGATCCCGCGAAGGCGGGGGAGCAGGGCGACGCGGTATTCTACTTTCCCGGCTGCGGCTCCGAGCGCCTGTTCAGCCAGGTGGGTCTCGCGACCATTGCCATGCTCTATGACGTCGGCGCCCAGACCGTTCTGCCGCCGGGGTACCTGTGCTGCGGTTATCCCCAGACCTCGGCGGGGGATGTGGACAAGGGTCGGGCGATCACCACCGAGAACCGGGTCCTGTTCCATCGGGTGGCCAATACGCTCAACTACCTGGATATCCGCACCGTGATCGTCTCCTGCGGCACCTGCATGGATCAACTGCTCAAGTACGAGTTCGAGCGCATCTTTCCCGGGTGCCGGCTGCTGGACATCCATGAGTACCTGATGGAGAAGGGCCTGAGCCTGGAGGGCGTGAAAGGCGTGCAGTACCTTTACCATGACCCCTGCCATTCACCCATGAAGACCCACGCCCCGGGGCAGGTGGCCAGCCGGCTCATGGGCCAGGAGGTGCGGATCTCCGATCGCTGCTGCGGCGAGGCGGGGACCTTCGCCGTCAGCCGTCCGGATATCGCCACCCAGGTGCGCTTCCGCAAGGAAGAGGAACTGCGCGCCGGCATCCGTGAACTCACCGGCCGGGATCAGGCCGAGGGGGGAGATGTGAAGATGCTCACCTCGTGCCCGGCCTGCCAGCAGGGCCTTTCGCGCTACCGGGAGGATACGGGGCTGGAGACCGACTACATCGTCGTCGAGATGGCCAACCGGCTGCTGGGCGAGGGCTGGCAGGAGCGCTTCATCGAGCGGGCGCGCAGCGGGGGCATCGAGAAGGTGTTGTTGTAG
- a CDS encoding RNA polymerase sigma factor, with product MTWLHFFGGASRAWQQQVEESRIRLFRLALSWCGDEMLADDLAQEALARALRKQHQLREADRLDAWLFAILHNCWREHLRRLKPQVPLDEVLFVCDRCPEHEQAQDQIVAQVRQAVAALPMGQREVVTLVDLEGLSYAEVAEVLAIPIGTVMSRLSRARRALKAALEPIRPQADTASRRILWRVK from the coding sequence ATGACCTGGCTCCATTTCTTTGGGGGGGCTTCGCGCGCATGGCAGCAGCAGGTCGAGGAAAGCCGGATTCGCCTGTTCCGGCTGGCGCTGTCATGGTGCGGAGACGAGATGCTCGCAGATGACCTCGCGCAGGAAGCGCTGGCCAGGGCTTTGCGCAAGCAGCATCAGTTGCGGGAAGCGGATCGCCTGGACGCATGGCTGTTCGCCATCCTGCACAACTGCTGGCGCGAGCACCTGCGCAGACTCAAGCCCCAGGTGCCGCTGGATGAGGTGCTGTTTGTCTGCGATCGCTGCCCCGAGCACGAACAGGCACAGGATCAGATCGTGGCACAGGTGCGTCAGGCCGTCGCCGCACTGCCCATGGGGCAGCGCGAGGTCGTCACCCTGGTGGACCTGGAAGGGCTCAGTTACGCGGAGGTGGCCGAGGTGCTGGCCATCCCCATCGGCACGGTCATGAGCCGGCTGAGCCGGGCAAGAAGGGCGCTCAAGGCGGCACTCGAGCCGATTCGACCACAAGCCGATACCGCGAGCCGCCGGATTCTCTGGAGAGTGAAGTGA
- the rpiA gene encoding ribose-5-phosphate isomerase RpiA encodes MNQDQMKKAAAEAAIAYVEPGMVVGVGTGSTANHFIDLLAEIRDRIDGTVASSEASAQRLRGHGIQVMDLNAAGQLPLYVDGADESNRELHLIKGGGGALTREKIVAAASDRFVCIADESKLVDVLGAFPLPVEVIPMARAYVVRELVRLGGQPVLREGFITDNGNVILDVHNLQISDPTDMERRINQLAGVVTVGIFAQRPADVLILGGADGVRKLEPR; translated from the coding sequence ATGAATCAGGACCAGATGAAGAAGGCGGCGGCCGAAGCCGCCATCGCGTACGTCGAGCCCGGCATGGTCGTCGGGGTGGGCACGGGATCCACCGCCAACCACTTCATCGACCTGCTGGCGGAAATCAGGGACAGGATCGACGGCACGGTCGCTTCCTCGGAGGCCAGCGCCCAGCGGTTGCGCGGCCACGGCATCCAGGTCATGGACCTGAATGCGGCGGGACAACTCCCGCTTTATGTGGACGGCGCGGACGAATCCAACCGCGAGCTGCACCTGATCAAGGGTGGTGGCGGCGCACTGACACGGGAGAAGATCGTGGCGGCGGCCAGTGATCGGTTCGTGTGCATCGCCGACGAGAGCAAGCTGGTGGACGTTCTGGGCGCCTTCCCCCTGCCGGTGGAGGTGATCCCCATGGCCCGGGCCTACGTGGTCCGGGAGCTGGTGCGCCTGGGCGGCCAGCCGGTCCTGCGCGAGGGCTTCATCACCGACAACGGCAACGTGATCCTGGACGTGCACAACCTGCAGATCAGCGATCCGACGGACATGGAGCGCCGCATCAACCAGTTGGCCGGGGTGGTCACCGTCGGCATCTTCGCCCAACGCCCCGCGGACGTGCTGATCCTGGGCGGTGCGGACGGCGTACGCAAACTGGAACCCCGGTAG
- the rplM gene encoding 50S ribosomal protein L13, with protein MKTFSAKPAEVRRDWYLVDASGKTLGRLATEVAHRLRGKHKPEYTPHVDTGDYIVVINADKVRVTGRKAQDKMYYRHTGYIGHMKSMNFSQLMERAPERAIEFAVKGMLPKNPLGRAMFKKLKVYAGAEHRHAAQQPRALEI; from the coding sequence ATGAAGACCTTTAGCGCCAAGCCTGCCGAAGTCCGACGTGACTGGTACCTGGTGGATGCCTCGGGCAAGACCCTGGGCCGTCTGGCCACCGAGGTGGCCCACCGACTGCGCGGCAAGCACAAGCCCGAATACACCCCCCATGTGGATACCGGCGACTACATTGTGGTGATCAACGCCGACAAGGTGCGGGTGACCGGCAGGAAGGCGCAGGACAAGATGTACTATCGCCACACCGGCTACATCGGCCACATGAAGTCCATGAACTTCAGCCAGCTCATGGAACGCGCCCCCGAACGGGCCATCGAGTTCGCGGTCAAGGGCATGCTGCCCAAGAACCCCCTGGGCCGGGCCATGTTCAAGAAGCTCAAGGTCTATGCGGGCGCCGAGCACCGGCACGCCGCGCAGCAGCCCCGGGCACTGGAAATCTGA
- a CDS encoding porin, whose amino-acid sequence MNMKKTLIAAGVAAAMAVPMAATADVSLTARLQAELTNTSGDFDEGLRIGDAMIGPGNVNSGNWSRVDLRTSHDLGNGLNAFSHISMNLNPQSFPSATRESLLGVRGDFGSLSIGRMSNAAATQGKDPFVGTFMQARGNGGMLGGAGGLGNGGYLNQSLGYNGSFGPVGLGGTVSLDPVVDDGNHAYAVKVEVDVNPVNVWVAHTNADDYNGVDADQQISKIGVSFSEGPFGVMAQYETVKDFMDFIMVAGTYRMGANTFLLGYGQGDADFDGGDQQWIALGVRHAFTRQVSVHAGVRVTEFAEDDADETVVGAGMRVTF is encoded by the coding sequence ATGAACATGAAAAAGACTCTGATCGCCGCCGGCGTGGCCGCCGCCATGGCTGTGCCCATGGCCGCCACCGCCGACGTGTCTCTGACCGCCCGCCTGCAGGCGGAGCTGACCAACACCTCCGGTGATTTCGACGAGGGCCTGCGCATTGGTGATGCCATGATTGGCCCGGGTAACGTGAACAGCGGCAACTGGAGCCGGGTGGACCTGCGGACCAGCCATGATCTGGGCAACGGCCTGAACGCCTTCTCCCACATCTCCATGAACCTGAACCCCCAGTCGTTCCCCAGCGCCACCCGTGAGTCTCTGTTGGGTGTGCGCGGCGACTTCGGCTCCCTGTCTATCGGCCGCATGAGCAACGCCGCCGCGACCCAGGGCAAGGATCCCTTCGTGGGCACCTTCATGCAGGCCCGTGGCAATGGCGGCATGCTGGGTGGTGCAGGCGGTCTGGGCAACGGCGGCTACCTGAACCAGAGCCTCGGCTACAACGGCTCCTTCGGCCCGGTGGGCCTGGGCGGTACGGTCAGCCTCGACCCGGTCGTGGATGACGGCAACCACGCCTACGCCGTGAAGGTGGAAGTGGATGTCAACCCGGTCAACGTATGGGTGGCCCACACCAATGCCGACGACTACAACGGTGTGGACGCCGACCAGCAGATCAGCAAGATCGGCGTGTCCTTCAGCGAAGGCCCCTTCGGCGTGATGGCCCAGTACGAGACCGTCAAGGATTTCATGGACTTCATCATGGTGGCCGGTACCTACCGCATGGGTGCCAACACCTTCTTGCTCGGCTACGGTCAGGGTGACGCCGATTTCGACGGTGGTGACCAGCAGTGGATCGCCCTGGGTGTGCGGCATGCCTTTACCCGCCAGGTCTCCGTGCACGCCGGTGTGCGTGTGACCGAGTTCGCCGAGGACGACGCCGACGAGACCGTGGTCGGTGCCGGTATGCGCGTGACCTTCTGA
- a CDS encoding four helix bundle protein codes for MEARSYETLDVWKRACALAVALFEICRACSDRVFSDQLTRAGLSVPSNIAEGYERDSPRERVQFLKIAKGSCGELRTQLMIGVRAGLLPETEAKAYLKEAVELSKMLHGLLAHYRNRS; via the coding sequence ATGGAGGCAAGATCGTACGAGACACTGGATGTCTGGAAGCGGGCTTGCGCACTCGCTGTCGCATTGTTCGAGATCTGCCGGGCTTGCTCCGATCGGGTATTCTCAGACCAACTGACGCGCGCAGGCCTTTCGGTTCCTTCCAATATTGCAGAAGGCTACGAACGCGATTCTCCCAGGGAACGGGTACAGTTTCTCAAGATTGCCAAGGGATCGTGTGGTGAGCTTCGCACGCAATTGATGATCGGCGTACGCGCCGGATTGTTGCCCGAAACCGAGGCGAAGGCTTACTTGAAAGAGGCCGTGGAATTGTCGAAAATGCTGCACGGTCTGCTGGCGCACTATCGAAACCGTTCCTAG